A genomic region of Brevibacillus sp. JNUCC-41 contains the following coding sequences:
- a CDS encoding flavodoxin domain-containing protein encodes MKVFIGYVSLSGNTEKMAINIKNRMKAVGCEVYMERLDTVEVDALKDFDLAFIGLYTWNLEDLPYEAHEFYEEIDQVDFAGGKVAFFGAGDLTHSKPCAAIDILSDKMKQFGFDVYDRVLKIHHESNTYEQFRKSEDFAEHALIWGSNRKKWRICMWDRMLGSPKYRKSAFLLRRVLDDYPIKFKERSKKRGTYTRASEIRDF; translated from the coding sequence ATGAAGGTATTCATTGGTTATGTCAGTTTATCCGGTAATACCGAGAAGATGGCTATAAACATAAAGAATAGAATGAAGGCTGTCGGCTGTGAAGTATATATGGAAAGATTGGATACTGTTGAAGTTGATGCTTTAAAGGATTTTGATTTGGCCTTTATTGGTTTATATACATGGAATCTTGAAGATTTACCGTATGAAGCACACGAGTTTTATGAAGAAATTGACCAGGTGGACTTTGCTGGAGGGAAGGTCGCATTCTTTGGTGCCGGCGACTTGACCCATTCGAAACCGTGCGCCGCGATAGATATCCTTTCCGATAAAATGAAGCAATTTGGATTTGATGTATATGATCGAGTATTGAAAATACACCATGAAAGCAATACATACGAACAATTTAGGAAAAGTGAAGACTTTGCAGAGCATGCCCTTATATGGGGAAGCAATAGGAAGAAATGGAGAATCTGCATGTGGGATCGGATGCTAGGCAGTCCGAAATACCGAAAGTCAGCATTTTTGTTAAGGAGGGTCCTTGATGATTACCCAATTAAGTTCAAAGAGAGAAGTAAAAAAAGAGGAACTTATACAAGAGCTTCTGAAATTAGGGATTTTTAA
- a CDS encoding DsbA family oxidoreductase, with amino-acid sequence MTVKIKAYSDFICPFCFLGKGPLDEIMEEKDVEVEWMPFELRPSPHSKIDPWNEPDKLNSWDSYILPVAKKLGVDMRLPRVSPHPYTHLAFEGCHFAKEHGKGNEFHNRVFTAFFQEEQNIEDIEVLTKLAGEVELPVDAFREALVSRKYREVHQEALKHAYEEADIRAVPTFIIGDEVIQGLASKERLAQVIEKEEAKNERNELEGLQCEGKGNC; translated from the coding sequence ATGACAGTGAAAATTAAAGCGTATTCTGATTTTATATGTCCATTTTGTTTTTTAGGTAAAGGTCCTTTGGATGAAATCATGGAGGAAAAGGATGTAGAAGTGGAATGGATGCCATTTGAATTGCGACCGAGTCCACATTCCAAAATAGATCCATGGAATGAACCCGATAAGTTGAATTCATGGGATTCTTACATTCTCCCTGTTGCGAAAAAACTTGGAGTGGATATGCGTTTACCCCGTGTCTCCCCGCATCCATATACACATTTGGCGTTCGAAGGGTGCCATTTTGCAAAGGAGCACGGAAAAGGGAACGAGTTCCACAACAGAGTATTTACAGCGTTTTTTCAAGAGGAACAAAATATTGAAGATATTGAAGTATTGACAAAATTAGCGGGTGAAGTTGAACTTCCTGTAGATGCTTTTAGAGAAGCATTAGTGTCACGAAAGTATCGGGAAGTGCACCAAGAAGCACTGAAACATGCTTATGAAGAAGCAGATATAAGGGCTGTCCCAACGTTTATTATTGGTGATGAAGTGATTCAAGGACTAGCCAGTAAAGAAAGGTTAGCGCAAGTCATTGAGAAGGAAGAAGCAAAAAATGAACGGAATGAACTTGAGGGCTTGCAATGTGAAGGTAAGGGGAATTGCTAA
- a CDS encoding FbpB family small basic protein, with product MSRRRKFYTELLKENRELLLHDKMEVERIYIKIDQKAINEKKGSKQVQS from the coding sequence ATGTCTAGGAGAAGGAAATTTTATACTGAACTGCTAAAGGAAAACCGCGAACTTCTATTGCATGACAAAATGGAAGTGGAACGCATCTATATAAAAATCGATCAAAAAGCCATCAATGAAAAAAAGGGAAGTAAGCAAGTACAATCATGA
- a CDS encoding nitroreductase family protein, translating into MSATTTNLKEAIINRRSIRKVKKNENITKEKMNEVLKTALHAPTSFNMQSGRVVVVMDDEHEKFWDIVKETLRSRVPEESFAATAERLQGFRDGVGTILFFENQETIEQMQEKAPSYKEQFPYWSHQGNAMLQYAIWMTLSAEGIGASLQHYNPIIDEEVMKAWDLPGKWSLIAQMPFGEPNEQPGEKTLLPFEDIVKFY; encoded by the coding sequence ATGTCAGCAACTACAACAAATTTAAAAGAAGCCATTATCAATCGCCGTTCCATCCGTAAGGTGAAAAAGAACGAAAATATTACGAAAGAAAAAATGAATGAAGTATTAAAAACGGCTTTACATGCACCAACTTCATTTAATATGCAAAGTGGACGAGTGGTGGTAGTGATGGATGACGAGCATGAAAAGTTCTGGGATATTGTAAAAGAAACACTTCGTTCCCGTGTTCCAGAAGAGAGCTTTGCGGCAACAGCAGAACGATTACAAGGATTTCGTGATGGAGTGGGTACTATTCTATTCTTTGAAAATCAAGAAACAATAGAACAAATGCAAGAAAAAGCACCCTCCTATAAAGAACAGTTTCCATATTGGTCCCATCAAGGAAATGCTATGCTTCAGTATGCAATATGGATGACTTTATCAGCGGAAGGTATAGGGGCATCTTTACAACATTATAATCCAATCATTGATGAAGAAGTGATGAAGGCTTGGGATCTTCCAGGGAAATGGTCATTGATAGCTCAAATGCCATTTGGTGAGCCGAATGAACAACCAGGAGAAAAAACGTTACTGCCTTTCGAAGATATTGTGAAATTTTATTAA
- a CDS encoding Fur-regulated basic protein FbpA, which yields MITQLSSKREVKKEELIQELLKLGIFKKYNKQLYELPIVVLQKEFNHLRGELKNV from the coding sequence ATGATTACCCAATTAAGTTCAAAGAGAGAAGTAAAAAAAGAGGAACTTATACAAGAGCTTCTGAAATTAGGGATTTTTAAAAAATATAATAAACAACTATATGAGCTTCCGATCGTTGTTTTACAAAAGGAATTCAATCACTTGAGAGGTGAATTAAAAAATGTCTAG